The window TTGGATATGATGGACCTAGTAATCTAGCAGCAGCAGTTTGTACCGTTATAGCTGATGAAGCTCAAAATAAAGGTGTTTTAGTAGTTATGAACAACGAAGTAAACCTAGCTTCTGAAGTAACCAAAACCAACACATTAACTCTTGATACTTTCAAATCTATAACTTATGGACCACTTGGTATAATCGATGATAATAAGTTAATTCTACATAGAGATATAGTGCGAAAACAACATATTCATACTCACAGTGTAGAATCCCGTGTTGACTTAATCAAGGTTGTAGTTGGAATGGATTCAAGATTCATAAAGTTTTCTATAGACTCGGGTGCTAAGGGTATAGTTATAGAGGCCATGGGAAGAGGAAATATACCTCCAACCATGTTAGATGGCATTAGATATGCAAAAGAAATGAATATACCTATAGTTATAGTTTCTAGATGCCATTCTGGAAGAGTTTTAGATACTTATGGTTACAAAGGTTCTGGAAGAGATTTAGTAGAGCTTGGATGCATATTAGGAGGAAATCTACCAGGTCAAAAAGCGAGAATAAAGTTAATGCTCGCTCTTGGAAAAACTAATGATATAAATGAAATAAAAGATATATTTGAAGAAGGAATATACTAGTATATTTTTAGACTGTTGACATTGTTAACAGTCTTTTTTACTTTTCTCTTAATATTCAATGTTGTTTTTTAATAAAGACTGGAAATTAAATGATTTTACTATTATAATAAATGAAATATCATTAAAAAAGGAGAGATTTCTTTGAACAGACTAGAAGACATATTAGTACATAATAAATCATTCGTAGAAAACAAAGAATACGAAGAATTCAAAACTACAAAATACCCAGGCAAAAAGATGGTTATATTTTCATGTATGGATACAAGATTAATAGAATTACTTCCCCGTGCATTAAACCTAAAAAATGGAGATGCAAAGATTATTAAAAATGCAGGTGGAGTAATTATGCATCCATTCGGAAGTGTTATGAGAAGTATTTTAGTTGCAATATATGAATTAGAAGCTGAAGAAGTTTTTGTAATAGGTCATCACGGCTGTGGTATGAGTAATGTAGATACTGATAAAACTATAGAAGCAATGATAAATAAGGGGATATCAAAGGATACCATGTCAACGCTTGAATATGCAGGAATAGATTTAAAAAAATGGTTACATGGTTTTGACTGCGTAAATGATTCTGTTAGAGAAAGTGTAATAGCTATAAAAAATCATCCATTAATACCTCAAAATATACCTGTTCATGGTCTTATCATGGATCCTGAAACAGGAGAATTAGAAGTTGTTGTAGATGGATACAAGTAAAAAAAATTGATATTTTAATTTTATGTTGGTTGCGAAAACTATATATGGAAATACCGTGAATGTAACGATATTTTGAATACAACTAAGCTTTTATCTTATTAATAATTCTAAAATTTACGAACTCCCTACGGTCAGACACGCAAATTTCTTAACGGATTATTAAACGCTAAAACCCAAGTTATATTAGTCAAAACATCTAAAAACATTCACTAACATTTCCATATATAGTTTTAATATCAAGTATTCTATTATAAAGTCAAATCTCCCCTCCCTATTATTACCATAAAAAAAATCCAAGGAATAGTTGACGAACTATTTTCAAAGCAGAAGTAAAAAAATGAAATTAAACTAAAAAAACAAATGGTATTAAAGTGTTAGCGAATGATTTAAATATTTTTGTATAAAACTAGAATTACAGCGTTTGAATATCCGTTAAGAAAGTTCGTTGTTTGACCAAAGGGAGTTTAGAACTTTTAGGAGATTCAATAAGATGAAATTCTTAGTTTTATTAAAAATATTTACCACATTAGCGGTATTTTAATGCCATTTATTTTTGGATTAAACCTATAAATTTATACTTTCTCTATTAATTTATTTCTAAGACAAACTCTATAATTCAATATTTTTATATCATTCTTAAATTCTATTTCTATAGTATTCCCACTCCTATTTATTACTTTTCCTCTTTTGAATTTTTTATGATTTACTATATCTCCTGCTTTTATACAATCCATTTCTTCATCAGTTGGTTCATTGATTTCTTCTATAAACCTCGATACAAAAGCTTTTTTACCATACTTATATTGAGGACTTGATATATGAAGCTTATCCATCGCTCTTGTCATAGCCACATAAAGCAGTCTTCTCTCTTCCTCAACATCATCCTTACCTTCAATAGACTTCTCATGAGGTATAACCCCTTCAATAACTCCTATTACAAATATATTCTTAAACTCAAGACCTTTAGAAGAGTGAATAGTGGTTAAAACCACCTTATTTTTATCATCATCTTTTTTCTGGTTTAAAATTTCTTCTTTAACCTTACTTATATGATCTAAGTAATCATCTATAGTCTTATAATTTGATGCTCCACCTTCTAGCTCATTTAGTATTTCGAATAAACCTGTAGTCTTTATCTTCCTCTTTTGACAATACTCCATTAAGTATCTATCATATTCAAGACTTGTTCTTATATAAGATATAGCATCTTTTGGAGATATCCTGCTTATATAATCAAAATCTAGTTCTAAATCTTCTATAGTCTTTATCTGCCACTTATTTAGATTAGCTTTAGTCTTTATATTGGTTAGGAAATTTCCATCTGCCATGGCTATTTTTATACTCTCCTTAGATATATATCTAAAAGGTTTGTTTATAATTCTAGATAATTCATCCTTTAAACTTCTATATAAGGCTACACTCAAATAACTTATAATATCCTTACTCACCCAGTGATCATATATACTAACTACAGTATCCCTTATCACAAACGGTATATTCATATCCATAAACACATCCACTAAAGCACGAGATTGTATATTCGTTCTATATATAACGCTAAAATCACTATAAGTCATATTATTATTTCTAATATTTTCAATTATTAAACTTCCTATCTTTCTAGCCTCATCTTCAGAATCCTCTGGAGATAAAAATAATATACCATCACCTTTTCCTTTAACAGACTTTATAACCTTATCATACCTATTATTATTATTTTTTATAAGCTTATTTGAGGTTTTTATTATCACATCAGTAGATCTGTAGTTTAAATCTAGAACTATATACTTAGAGTTAGAAAAATAATTTTTAAATTCTAATAAAAAATCAGGTCTAGCCCCTCTAAATCCATAAATACTTTGATCTTCATCTCCAACAACAAATATATTGTTATTAGGCTTTGATATCATCTTTAAAACCTCAAACTGAACCTTATTTATATCCTGAAATTCATCTACTAATATATACTTATACTTATTCCTAACTAACTCAAGTATATATGAATCCTCTTTTAAAAGATTATACGTATGTATTAACATATCATCGAAATCTATCTTTTTCATATCACTTTTATAATTTTCATACATAGAATAAACTTTCAAAAACTCATCCTTAGATACTACAGAAGAATCAAAATCCTGAGGACCTAACAATTCATTCTTAACAAATGATATCTCATTTATAACACCCTTTATAACATCCTCTTCCTGATAATTCTCTACATCCATACTCTTTAATATATTCTTTATAGTATATATTTTTTTATTCTCATCTAATAAATTATCTAGTTGATAATTTTTAAACCCCCTAAGTATTCTAAAAAATACAGAATGGAAGGTTCCAAAATTAACTCTATTAATCAAGCTATTGGAAGAAAGCCTAATACTCCTTTCTTTCATCTCAATAGAAGATGCCTTAGTAAAGCTAATAGCTAGTACATTTTCAGGTCTAACCTTTAGATTTTGAACCAAATTATTTATTCTATAACTTATAACTCTTGTTTTCCCCGAACCAGGGCCAGCTATTACCATACACGGACCGTTAAAGTGGTTAACAGCTACATTTTGATTTTCATTTAAACTCTCACAATTCATAATCATCACCTATTTTATATAATATAACTTTTGAAATTCTCATTCAAGCATCAAAATCTATATGATATTATTATTATAGTCATATTTAACAAAAGCAAAACTACGCGAGGTGATTTAAATGGAAGTTATAACACATAAAATAGATCAAATCATAGATATACCTAAAAACTCATGTGTATTTGATATAGAAACTACAGGTCTTAGTCCTAAATATAACCACGTAATATTAATAGGTATATTATATATAAAGAATAACCAAACCATAATAAAACAATTTTTTGCACACAATACCGATGATGAAAAAGAACTATTGTTTTATTTCAAAGAAGTATTCAAAACATTTGATAAGCATATAACATTCAATGGACATAGATTTGACATTCCTTTTCTGAATAAAAGATTTGAAAAAAACAACTTAGACTTTTTTATAGATAAAGACAATGATATGGATATACTCAAAATACTAAAACCATATCAAAAGAAATTAAATCTTGAAAATTGCAAATTAAAAACAGTAGAGAGCTTATTGAATATACAAAGAGAGGACACTATTTCAGGAAAAGAAAGTGTTGATATGTATAAAGAATTTGAAATAAGCAAAAATGAATCACTAAAGAAAAAGATACTACTTCACAATTATGAAGACATCTATTACTTAGCTAAATTATTCAAAATACAAGATCTAATAGATTCAAGTGAAACGTATATAAATATAAATTATATGAATTCTGATTTAAAATTAAGACTATCAAAATACAAATTCAAAGGTGATTTAATCTATATAGAATATATTTCTAAAGATATTATTCCCATTAACATACAGATATACGAAAATGAATATTCTATAATGGGATCTAACCAGACAATCACAATAGAATTAAATGTATCCTATGCTACAACAAAAAATAATAATAGAGTTATATATTTCAAACAAGATAAAATAGTTCCATTAAAAATAGATTCAGAAATTTTGGAAGAGAATATACTATCTGTAGCATCTTACTTGTTTAAAGATATTTTTTAAAATTCGTAACAAAATAAAAGACCTATAAAACAATTTTTACAGGTCTCTCTATTCTCTTAAAATATTAAATGTCAACTAAAGCTTGTGCTATCAGTTTCCTTAATCACAAAAAATGTATTTCAATATTTTGAGATACATTTTTTTATTGTGTCGCTATATGTATTTTATTTTTACAATTATGTTTCTTTCCTTCTATAAGCGCCATATCAGCAAAATTGAATATTTTATCAACTCCATTTGTTAAATCTGAACATGCAACACCTATAGTCATAGTTATATTTAAACCAGTATCTCTTATTATATTAAGATCCGGTACGCTTTTCCTCAATTTTTCTAGTATTTCAACAGATTCATCCATTGACTTATACAGTATAACTACAAATTCATCTCCACCTATACGTATTAAATAGCCTTCATAATATTCAATTATTTTTCGTGCCAATTCACTTATCTGTACCAATACATCGTCACCTTTTTTATGACCAAATAAATCATTTACTATTTTAAAATTATCTAAATCAAATACAGCTAATGTATATTCTCGTCCACATAGATTTTCCGAAATAATTTTATCGAAATATTTTCTATTATAACACATTGTAAGAGTGTCCTTATTCGTTATTTCATTTACCTTTTCAAACAACTTAGAATTGATAGCCGCAATACTCAGCTGTATAGAGAGTATGTCAAAAAAACTCTTAGTATTTTCACTAAAGAAATTTTTATTTCTATGCTCTACTATTATAACACCCATCCTTGTGTTCGTTCTAAAATCTTCTAACGGAGATATTAATACAGAATTAACATTCTCACCTTTACAAAAACTACAGTTTTCCTTGTTCATATCCAAAGTTTTAGTTTCTTTTATTTTTAAAATATCATCAGGAAAGTAGGTACAGGTATCTATTTCATATTCATTACTATTGTATATACTTCTAGAATAAGATGAATACCTATTAATATTATCATTCTTTATCCATATACTACAAGTATCTACCCCCAATACTCCCATAAGTATATCTGTAATGTTTTTCATCAGTCCTTCAAAAGAATCAATAGTTCCAGATGTTTTTATAACTTGACTTAATATCCAATTTATAGCTTTTAACTCTTGAAGTTCTTTATTTAAATTAACATTTTCTATTCTCAATTCATCATTCAACATCTTAATCTTTTCATTTTCTATACTATTTTTAAATCTATTTATATTCAACATTTCGTCCTCCAATTTAAGATTAATAAATTCAACTTTAAATCAAAGATATTTCTTATATACTATGTTATACATATTTTTTATATTCTTAAAAAAATGATTTAGATATTATTACATTTTTGTATTCTTTCAACAATTTATTGTATAAATAAAAAAACAACCTATATTGATATAAGTTGTTTTTCCACTGGCGGAGAAGGAGGGATTCGAACCCTCGCGTCCCGTAAAAGACCTACTCCCTTAGCAGGGGAGCCTCTTTAGCCACTTGAGTACTTCTCCATATGGAGCGGGTGAAGGGAGTCGAACCCTCGCAGCTGGCTTGGAAGGCCAGAACTCTACCACTGAGTTACACCCGCACATTATTCTCTCGACTAAAATAATAATATCATATTAACCAAAGCTTGTCAATGATTAATATGATATTAAATTTACATATGTTTTTTGGCTTCCATCAACATTTCATTTGCTTGTTCCATATATTCTATGGCTTTTTCTATATTCTTAGCAACTTCCTCTTTACCCATTTCTTTTGATTTATCAGCCCACTCTTTAAAACTTTCCTCATGAGATTTATTATGCTTAACCCAATGTGCCAAAAGAACTCTTAAAGTTTTTTCTTCTTTGTCTTCATCATTATGAGAATGAAGACTGTGATGATGACCAGCAATTTCATGATCATGCTCATGGCTATGATGATATCTCTTTTCAAATTTATTCATATTTATCCCCCTACTTTATATTAAATTCTTTCTTCATAAGTTTTACAGCATCCTTTATTAAAAGAATTAAAGGTTTATTCTCAAGTCCTACAAGTTCAAAATCTTCTGGTATTAAAGGTAATAATATTTTTAATGCTTCTGAATCTGATATAGCCTCACTCATTCTACAAGTAACCTCACCCATCATAGAATTTGGAATAACTATAGACATCGGACCTATTATGACATTTGCTTTTTTAGAGGATACACATATGGCGTTTTCCCCTGTAGCCCCTTTGTTAGCATGGCTTTTCATCATAGCTGAAGTTGCTATTGAATTAGTTCCAAGTGCATATATTTCTACATAAGAAGGTAATTCATCTCTTAAACTACTAACTATTTGAGATCCTATTCCTCCACCCATTCCATCTACTACAGCTATAATCATATTTTATCCCCCAGGTTTATTATTTAATTCTCTTCTATAATTATTTTATGATCTATAAGTCTAATTTCTTTAACTTCACCGTCTACAATCTTCTGATCTCCCAACAAGTCTGCCAAGTATACTTTTCCATTTTCAGGCTTCATATACACTACATTTTCCATTATTTTTTCAAGACCATCTTCTTTACAT is drawn from Tepidibacter hydrothermalis and contains these coding sequences:
- a CDS encoding asparaginase translates to MNKKKVAIVFTGGTISMTVDSRIGAAIPSLSGEQIMSMVTNIDKIADIEVVNFSEIPGPHMTPEMMMDLKSLISDLVDRDDITGVVVTHGTDSLEETAYFLSLTLYTQKPVVVVGAMRNSSELGYDGPSNLAAAVCTVIADEAQNKGVLVVMNNEVNLASEVTKTNTLTLDTFKSITYGPLGIIDDNKLILHRDIVRKQHIHTHSVESRVDLIKVVVGMDSRFIKFSIDSGAKGIVIEAMGRGNIPPTMLDGIRYAKEMNIPIVIVSRCHSGRVLDTYGYKGSGRDLVELGCILGGNLPGQKARIKLMLALGKTNDINEIKDIFEEGIY
- a CDS encoding beta-class carbonic anhydrase, translated to MNRLEDILVHNKSFVENKEYEEFKTTKYPGKKMVIFSCMDTRLIELLPRALNLKNGDAKIIKNAGGVIMHPFGSVMRSILVAIYELEAEEVFVIGHHGCGMSNVDTDKTIEAMINKGISKDTMSTLEYAGIDLKKWLHGFDCVNDSVRESVIAIKNHPLIPQNIPVHGLIMDPETGELEVVVDGYK
- a CDS encoding ATP-dependent helicase, which translates into the protein MNCESLNENQNVAVNHFNGPCMVIAGPGSGKTRVISYRINNLVQNLKVRPENVLAISFTKASSIEMKERSIRLSSNSLINRVNFGTFHSVFFRILRGFKNYQLDNLLDENKKIYTIKNILKSMDVENYQEEDVIKGVINEISFVKNELLGPQDFDSSVVSKDEFLKVYSMYENYKSDMKKIDFDDMLIHTYNLLKEDSYILELVRNKYKYILVDEFQDINKVQFEVLKMISKPNNNIFVVGDEDQSIYGFRGARPDFLLEFKNYFSNSKYIVLDLNYRSTDVIIKTSNKLIKNNNNRYDKVIKSVKGKGDGILFLSPEDSEDEARKIGSLIIENIRNNNMTYSDFSVIYRTNIQSRALVDVFMDMNIPFVIRDTVVSIYDHWVSKDIISYLSVALYRSLKDELSRIINKPFRYISKESIKIAMADGNFLTNIKTKANLNKWQIKTIEDLELDFDYISRISPKDAISYIRTSLEYDRYLMEYCQKRKIKTTGLFEILNELEGGASNYKTIDDYLDHISKVKEEILNQKKDDDKNKVVLTTIHSSKGLEFKNIFVIGVIEGVIPHEKSIEGKDDVEEERRLLYVAMTRAMDKLHISSPQYKYGKKAFVSRFIEEINEPTDEEMDCIKAGDIVNHKKFKRGKVINRSGNTIEIEFKNDIKILNYRVCLRNKLIEKV
- a CDS encoding ribonuclease H-like domain-containing protein — translated: MEVITHKIDQIIDIPKNSCVFDIETTGLSPKYNHVILIGILYIKNNQTIIKQFFAHNTDDEKELLFYFKEVFKTFDKHITFNGHRFDIPFLNKRFEKNNLDFFIDKDNDMDILKILKPYQKKLNLENCKLKTVESLLNIQREDTISGKESVDMYKEFEISKNESLKKKILLHNYEDIYYLAKLFKIQDLIDSSETYININYMNSDLKLRLSKYKFKGDLIYIEYISKDIIPINIQIYENEYSIMGSNQTITIELNVSYATTKNNNRVIYFKQDKIVPLKIDSEILEENILSVASYLFKDIF
- a CDS encoding sensor domain-containing diguanylate cyclase, whose amino-acid sequence is MLNINRFKNSIENEKIKMLNDELRIENVNLNKELQELKAINWILSQVIKTSGTIDSFEGLMKNITDILMGVLGVDTCSIWIKNDNINRYSSYSRSIYNSNEYEIDTCTYFPDDILKIKETKTLDMNKENCSFCKGENVNSVLISPLEDFRTNTRMGVIIVEHRNKNFFSENTKSFFDILSIQLSIAAINSKLFEKVNEITNKDTLTMCYNRKYFDKIISENLCGREYTLAVFDLDNFKIVNDLFGHKKGDDVLVQISELARKIIEYYEGYLIRIGGDEFVVILYKSMDESVEILEKLRKSVPDLNIIRDTGLNITMTIGVACSDLTNGVDKIFNFADMALIEGKKHNCKNKIHIATQ
- a CDS encoding DUF3842 family protein; amino-acid sequence: MIIAVVDGMGGGIGSQIVSSLRDELPSYVEIYALGTNSIATSAMMKSHANKGATGENAICVSSKKANVIIGPMSIVIPNSMMGEVTCRMSEAISDSEALKILLPLIPEDFELVGLENKPLILLIKDAVKLMKKEFNIK
- a CDS encoding CooT family nickel-binding protein, translating into MCESTAYLCKEDGLEKIMENVVYMKPENGKVYLADLLGDQKIVDGEVKEIRLIDHKIIIEEN